GCTACCGCAGCTTCACGTTCGACCACCACGACGACTACGGCGACTACCTCCGCCACGTCGAAGGCCTGCTCCGGTCCCTCGCGGCCCAAGGCATCCACACCACCGTCGCCCTCTTCGACCCCGACGAGTACGCCGAGTACTGCACGGAACACGGCATCGACCCGGACACCGCCGCAGCCCGCACCCGCTTCACCGCCGAACTGGCCGGCGCCGGCGCCGTACTGCCCTACACCGGCCAGCCCATCGACGAAATCGTCCCGCTCCTCGTCGACGAGGCCGTCCGCCAGGCCACCTGGGAGTACGCCACCTCCCTGCTCGCCGGGGTCGGAAACTGCGCCGACTGCGGCGAGGACATCGGCCAGGCCTCCTTCACCCGGGCCGCCGAGACGCTCACCCGCCTCGTCGCCGGCGCCGGACCCGGCCACCACCACCTCGTGTGCAGCGTCCCGACCCAGGACGAACAGCTCCTCGCCGTCCTGCACGCCGAAGTCACCGGGAACCCGGACGGCCCACCGCGCATCGAGGGCCGCGAAGGCCTCGACTTCGTGACCGTCCTCGCCGCCGGCCTCGCCCTCGGCGGCCCCGGGGGACTGGTGCTGCGCAGCACCACCGAAGGCTTCCGCGACCGGGTCCACGGCTGGCGCCTCGACCGCGGGCGCCTGGTCCCGCTCTCCGCGGCAGCCGTGTTCAACGCCTACTGCACCGACGCCGACACCGGAGACCCCGTGGCCCCCGAGCCCGGCGTCGAATACAGCCCCGGCTACGAGGTCGACGACCCCACCCCGCTCCACTAGCCGCCTACCCATCGGACACGACCGAGGGGCCCCCGCCACCGGCGAAGGCCCCTCGATCGACAACACCCTGCCCGGCTACTCGCCGGACAGCACCGCCTGAGCGGCCACGCGGGCCTCCTCGGCGCTGTCCGCCGCACGCGCCGCGGCAGCGGCACGCTCGCACTGGGCCAGCGTGTACTTGGCGAGCGTCGCCCGCACGTAGGGAATCGAAGCGGCACCCATCGACAGAGAGGTGACACCCAGACCCGTCAGCACACAGGCCAGCAGCGGATCGGAAGCGGCCTCGCCACACACACCGCAGCTCTTGCCCTCCGCCCTGGCGGCCTCGGCCGACATGGCGACCAGGTCGAGCAGCGCCGGCTGCCACGGGTCCTGCAGCCGCGACACCGCACCGACCTGACGGTCGGCGGCGAACGCGTACTGGGCCAGGTCGTTGGTGCCCAGCGACAGGAACTCGACCTCCTGCAGGATCGAGCGCGCCCGGAGCGCGGCGGAGGGGATCTCCACCATCGCGCCGAACTTCGCCTTCAGTCCGGCCTCGCGGCACGCGTCCGCGAACGCCTTCGCATCGGTCCGGTCGGCCACCATCGGGGCCATGACCTCGAGGTAGACCGGCAGGCCCTCGGCCGCCTTGGCCAGCGCGGTGAGCTGCGTGCGCAGCACGTCCGGGTGGTCCAGCAGCGACCGCAGACCGCGCACGCCGAGCGCCGGATTCGGCTCGTCGGCCGGCGTCAGGAACTCCAGCGGCTTGTCGGCACCGGCGTCCAGGACGCGTACGACGACACGACCCTCGGGGAAGGCCTCGAGCACCTTGCGGTACGACTCGATCTGCTTCTCCTCGGACGGCGCCTTCTTGCTGTCGTCCAGGAACAGGAACTCGGTACGGAACAGGCCCACACCCTCGGCCCCGGCCTCCACGGCCGCCGGCACGTCCGCCGGACCGCCGACGTTGGCCAGCAGCGGCACCTTGTGACCGTCGGAAGTCGCACCCGGACCGGACGAGGCCGCGAGGGCGGCCTTGCGCTCGGCGGCCGCGGCCTCCAGATCGGCCCGCTTCTCGGCCGTCGGCTCGACGAACAGGTCACCGGTACTGCCGTCGACGGCGATGACCGTACCCTCGGCGATCTCCCCGGCACCCGGCAGCGCCACGATCGCCGGCACGCCCAGCGCCCGCGCGAGGATCGCGCTGTGGCTGGTCGGGCCGCCTTCCTCGGTCACGAAGCCGAGGACGAGCGCCGGGTCGAGCAGAGCCGTGTCGGCGGGGGCCAGGTCCCGCGCGATCAGCACGTACGGCTCGTCGCTGTCCGGCACACCCGGCATCGGCACGCCCAGCAGCCGCGCCACGATCCGGTTCCGTACGTCGTCCAGGTCGGCCACCCGGCCGGCCATGTACTCCCCGGCCCCCGCGAGCAGGTCGCGGTACGAGGCGAACGCGTCGTACACCCCGCGCTCGGCGGTGCTGCCGACGGCGATGCGCCGGTCCACGTCCGCCATCAGCTCGGGGTCCGTGGCGATCATCGCCTGGGCCTCGAGCACGTGCTGAGCCTCGCCACCGGCCAGCTGGCCGCGCGCGATCAGGTCGGCGGATACAGCCTCCACGGCTTTGCGGGCGCGCCCCTGTTCGCGCTCCGCCTCGTCCGCGGTGATCTGCTTGGCCGGCGGCTCGAGAACCGCCGTGCCCATGTGCCGCACCTCGCCGATCGCCACCCCGTGGCTCACGCCGACGCCTCGCAGCGTTGTCTCCATTTCACCCGTCTCCGATTGAGCGGCGGGCCCAGCCGCCGCGGTGGATGTCCGACCCGTCCGTGTGGGGCGGACGCGTCACTGCCAGCTGAAGAGAACGTCTCCGGCCTTGACGTCGCCGTCCTCGTTCACGCCGCCGAGGGAGTCGGCGGTGGCCTCGAGCGCGACGACGGGGCAGATCGGCGACTTGCCGGCTTCCTCGACGGCCTGGGGGTTCCAGCGGATGACGGCCTGACCACGGGTCACGGTGTCGCCCTTGTCGACGAGCAGCTCGAAGCCCTCGCCGTTCAGCTGAACGGTGTCGATCCCGAGGTGGGTGAGTACGCCGTGCCCTTCGCCGTCGACGACGACGTACGCGTGCGGGTGCAAGGAGACGATCACACCGTCGACCGGGGACACCGCCTCCGAGGGCTCACGCACGGGGTCGATAGCGGTACCCGGACCCACCATTGCGCCGGAGAACACCGGATCGGGCACTGCCGCGAGTCCGATCGCGCGCCCGGCAAGTGGGGACGTCACGCTGGTCATGGGGGGCCTCCCAGGGGTGGGGCTTCATCGTGTCGCCGTCACAGCCAGTGCTGCGACGACATACTTTTCGAAGGGTATGTCATGACACGTCCCGGTTCGCATGAAGTGCACCCCCTGCCGGAGGCCACGACACGCTGCCGCGGCGACGTAGTGGACTAGACCATACGCCTGAATCGATTTGCTTGGGCACCACGGGCCCTGTACTGTCGTGACTCCCGCCAGGACGTGCCGCGTGAACATCTCGCGAACAGCCGATGGACGGGAATCCTCCTCTTCAGTGCCGATCTTGATCCTTACTTCTTCTCGTATGCCTATTCGGTAAATCGGGCGAGTGGTCAGGGAGCCGGAAAAGCCCTGATAGAGTCGGAATCGCCGGAAAGGGAAAACGCGAAAGCGATGGACCTGGAAAGCAAGCGGGACTGACTCTGATAGAGTCGGAAACGAAGAACGAAGCCCGGAGGAAAGCCCGAGAGGGTGAGTACAAAGGAAGCGTCCGTTCCTTGAGAACTCAACAGCGTGCCAAAAATCAACGCCAAAAGTTGATACCCCGTCCACTTCGGTGGATGAGGTTCCTTTGAAAAAGACCTGTGAGGTCGCGGTTCGCCGTGATGCTTGCAGGCAATTACACAGCGAGGACGCAGTGGTCAGTCGGTCATATTCCGACATGATTGACCCGCTCTAAGTGCGTGTGCACCCGATTACGGGTAAACATTCATGGAGAGTTTGATCCTGGCTCAGGACGAACGCTGGCGGCGTGCTTAACACATGCAAGTCGAACGATGAAGCCCTTCGGGGTGGATTAGTGGCGAACGGGTGAGTAACACGTGGGCAATCTGCCCTTCACTCTGGGACAAGCCCTGGAAACGGGGTCTAATACCGGATAATACTCCTGCCTGCATGGGCGGGGGTTGAAAGCTCCGGCGGTGAAGGATGAGCCCGCGGCCTATCAGCTTGTTGGTGGGGTAATGGCCCACCAAGGCGACGACGGGTAGCCGGCCTGAGAGGGCGACCGGCCACACTGGGACTGAGACACGGCCCAGACTCCTACGGGAGGCAGCAGTGGGGAATATTGCACAATGGGCGAAAGCCTGATGCAGCGACGCCGCGTGAGGGATGACGGCCTTCGGGTTGTAAACCTCTTTCAGCAGGGAAGAAGCGAAAGTGACGGTACCTGCAGAAGAAGCGCCGGCTAACTACGTGCCAGCAGCCGCGGTAATACGTAGGGCGCAAGCGTTGTCCGGAATTATTGGGCGTAAAGAGCTCGTAGGCGGCTTGTCACGTCGGATGTGAAAGCCCGAGGCTTAACCTCGGGTCTGCATTCGATACGGGCTAGCTAGAGTGTGGTAGGGGAGATCGGAATTCCTGGTGTAGCGGTGAAATGCGCAGATATCAGGAGGAACACCGGTGGCGAAGGCGGATCTCTGGGCCATTACTGACGCTGAGGAGCGAAAGCGTGGGGAGCGAACAGGATTAGATACCCTGGTAGTCCACGCCGTAAACGTTGGGAACTAGGTGTTGGCGACATTCCACGTCGTCGGTGCCGCAGCTAACGCATTAAGTTCCCCGCCTGGGGAGTACGGCCGCAAGGCTAAAACTCAAAGGAATTGACGGGGGCCCGCACAAGCAGCGGAGCATGTGGCTTAATTCGACGCAACGCGAAGAACCTTACCAAGGCTTGACATATACCGGAAAGCATTAGAGATAGTGCCCCCCTTGTGGTCGGTATACAGGTGGTGCATGGCTGTCGTCAGCTCGTGTCGTGAGATGTTGGGTTAAGTCCCGCAACGAGCGCAACCCTTGTCCTGTGTTGCCAGCATGCCCTTCGGGGTGATGGGGACTCACAGGAGACCGCCGGGGTCAACTCGGAGGAAGGTGGGGACGACGTCAAGTCATCATGCCCCTTATGTCTTGGGCTGCACACGTGCTACAATGGCCGGTACAATGAGCTGCGATACCGTGAGGTGGAGCGAATCTCAAAAAGCCGGTCTCAGTTCGGATTGGGGTCTGCAACTCGACCCCATGAAGTCGGAGTTGCTAGTAATCGCAGATCAGCATTGCTGCGGTGAATACGTTCCCGGGCCTTGTACACACCGCCCGTCACGTCACGAAAGTCGGTAACACCCGAAGCCGGTGGCCCAACCCGTAAGGGAGGGAGCTGTCGAAGGTGGGACTGGCGATTGGGACGAAGTCGTAACAAGGTAGCCGTACCGGAAGGTGCGGCTGGATCACCTCCTTTCTAAGGAGCACAGTACCGATTGCAGACAAACGTTCTGCACGGTCAGCTCATGGGTGGAACGTTGATTAGTTGGCACGGTTTCCAAAACTCTCTGTAAGTACTGCTTCGGCGTGGAAAACAGTGAAGTGGAGGGGATCGTGCTTGGCACGTTGTTGGGTCCTGAAGGTACGGCCGTAAGGTCATGTCTTCAGTGCCGGCCCCAGTGAACTCGCCAGCTTGTCTGGTGGGGTGATGGGTGGCTGGTCGTTGTTTGAGAACTACACAGTGGACGCGAGCATCTGTGGCCAAGTTTTTAAGGGCGCACGGTGGATGCCTTGGCACCAGGAACCGATGAAGGACGTGAGAGGCCGCGATAGGCCCCGGGGAGCTGCCAACTGAGCTTTGATCCGGGGGTGTCCGAATGGGGAAACCCGGCAGTCGTCATGGGCTGTCACCCACTGCTGAACACATAGGCAGTGTGGAGGGAACGAGGGGAAGTGAAACATCTCAGTACCCTCAGGAAGAGAAAACAACCGTGATTCCGGGAGTAGTGGCGAGCGAAACCGGATGAGGCCAAACCGTATGCGTGTGATACCCGGCAGGGGTTGCGCATGCGGGGTTGTGGGAATTCTTTTGATCGGTCTGCCGGCCGGTCGGCGAGTCAGAAACCGTTGATGTAGTCGAAGGACATGCGAAAGGTCCGGCGTAGAGGGTAAGACCCCCGTAGACGAAACATCAGCGGCTTGCTTAAGAATCTCCCAAGTAGCACGGGGCCCGAGAAATCCCGTGTGAATCTGGCGGGACCACCCGCTAAGCCTAAATATTCCCTGGTGACCGATAGCGGATAGTACCGTGAGGGAATGGTGAAAAGTACCGCGGGAGCGGAGTGAAATAGTACCTGAAACCGTGTGCCTACAAGCCGTGGGAGCGTCGCCGTTATTCTTCGGAATGACGGTCGTGACTGCGTGCCTTTTGAAGAATGAGCCTGCGAGTTAGCGGTGTGTAGCGAGGTTAACCCGTGTGGGGAAGCCGTAGCGAAAGCGAGTCCGAATAGGGCGATTGAGTTGCACGCTCTAGACCCGAAGCGGAGTGATCTAGCCATGGGCAGGTTGAAGCGGAGGTAAGACTTCGTGGAGGACCGAACCCACCAGGGTTGAAAACCTGGGGGATGACCTGTGGTTAGGGGTGAAAGGCCAATCAAACTCCGTGATAGCTGGTTCTCCCCGAAATGCATTTAGGTGCAGCGTCACGTGTTTCTTGCCGGAGGTAGAGCACTGGATAGGCGATGGGCCCTACCGGGTTACTGACCTTAGCCAAACTCCGAATGCCGGTAAGTGAGAGCGTGGCAGTGAGACTGTGGGGGATAAGCTCCATGGTCGAGAGGGAAACAGCCCAGAGCATCGACTAAGGCCCCTAAGCGTACGCTAAGTGGGAAAGGATGTGGAGTCGCAGAGACAACCAGGAGGTTGGCTTAGAAGCAGCCACCCTTGAAAGAGTGCGTAATAGCTCACTGGTCAAGTGATTCCGCGCCGACAATGTAGCGGGGCTCAAGCGTACCGCCGAAGTCGTGTCATTGCAGCAATAGGGCCAACGCCCGCTGTGATGGGTAGGGGAGCGTCGTGTGCCGGGTGAAGCAGCAGCGGAAGCTAGTTGTGGACGGTTCACGAGTGAGAATGCAGGCATGAGTAGCGATACACACGTGAGAAACGTGTGCGCCGATTGACTAAGGGTTCCTGGGTCAAGCTGATCTGCCCAGGGTAAGTCGGGACCTAAGGCGAGGCCGACAGGCGTAGTCGATGGACAACCGGTTGATATTCCGGTACCCGCTTTGAAACGCCCAATATCGAATCAGGCGATGCTAAGTCCGTGAAGCCGTTCCGGACCCTTCGGGGAAAGGAAAGTGGTGGAGCCGACGAACCAGACTTGTAGTAGGTAAGCGATGGGGTGACGCAGGAAGGTAGTCCAGCCCGGGCGGTGGTAGTCCCGGGGTAAGGGTGTAGGCCGAGGGGTAGGCAAATCCGTCCCTCATTAAGGCTGAGACCTGATGCCGAGCCGATTGTGGTGAAGTGGATGATCCTATGCTGTCGAGAAAAGCCTCTAGCGAGTTTCATGGCGGCCCGTACCCTAAACCGACTCAGGTGGTCAGGTAGAGAATACCGAGGCGTTCGGGTGAACTATGGTTAAGGAACTCGGCAAAATGCCCCCGTAACTTCGGGAGAAGGGGGGCCATCACTGGTGATCGGATTTACTCCGTGAGCTGGGGGTGGCCGCAGAGACCAGCGAGAAGCGACTGTTTACTAAAAACACAGGTCCGTGCGAAGCCGTAAGGCGATGTATACGGACTGACGCCTGCCCGGTGCTGGAACGTTAAGGGGACCGGTTAGTGCGCTTTCGGGCGTGCGAAGCTGAGAACTTAAGCGCCAGTAAACGGCGGTGGTAACTATAACCATCCTAAGGTAGCGAAATTCCTTGTCGGGTAAGTTCCGACCTGCACGAATGGCGTAACGACTTCTCGACTGTCTCAACCATAGGCCCGGTGAAATTGCACTA
The Streptomyces sp. NBC_01296 DNA segment above includes these coding regions:
- the ptsP gene encoding phosphoenolpyruvate--protein phosphotransferase, with the protein product METTLRGVGVSHGVAIGEVRHMGTAVLEPPAKQITADEAEREQGRARKAVEAVSADLIARGQLAGGEAQHVLEAQAMIATDPELMADVDRRIAVGSTAERGVYDAFASYRDLLAGAGEYMAGRVADLDDVRNRIVARLLGVPMPGVPDSDEPYVLIARDLAPADTALLDPALVLGFVTEEGGPTSHSAILARALGVPAIVALPGAGEIAEGTVIAVDGSTGDLFVEPTAEKRADLEAAAAERKAALAASSGPGATSDGHKVPLLANVGGPADVPAAVEAGAEGVGLFRTEFLFLDDSKKAPSEEKQIESYRKVLEAFPEGRVVVRVLDAGADKPLEFLTPADEPNPALGVRGLRSLLDHPDVLRTQLTALAKAAEGLPVYLEVMAPMVADRTDAKAFADACREAGLKAKFGAMVEIPSAALRARSILQEVEFLSLGTNDLAQYAFAADRQVGAVSRLQDPWQPALLDLVAMSAEAARAEGKSCGVCGEAASDPLLACVLTGLGVTSLSMGAASIPYVRATLAKYTLAQCERAAAAARAADSAEEARVAAQAVLSGE
- a CDS encoding PTS sugar transporter subunit IIA; translated protein: MTSVTSPLAGRAIGLAAVPDPVFSGAMVGPGTAIDPVREPSEAVSPVDGVIVSLHPHAYVVVDGEGHGVLTHLGIDTVQLNGEGFELLVDKGDTVTRGQAVIRWNPQAVEEAGKSPICPVVALEATADSLGGVNEDGDVKAGDVLFSWQ